The Paramisgurnus dabryanus chromosome 3, PD_genome_1.1, whole genome shotgun sequence genome includes a window with the following:
- the dnaja3a gene encoding dnaJ heat shock protein family (Hsp40) member A3a isoform X1: MACSAARSSSRWITVAVSSCHRHAGLSHISRCHGAHRSFSTLSGRQMLSAGGTKSAGERKGLTLKGMTGVGPSHIISKLSFHTSAPAYKQDFYQILGVPRTATQKEIKKAYYQMAKKYHPDTNKEDPQAKEKFAQLAEAYEVLSDEVKRKQYDTYGSAGFDPGAGAGHQHYWSGGASVDPEELFRKIFGEFSGARGFGDFNAIFDQPQEYVMELTFAQAAKGVNKEITVNIETTCQRCDGRGHEPGSKVQHCGNCNGTGMETVNTGPFVMRSTCRRCGGRGSVITSPCTACRGKGQTKQRKTVMVPVPAGIEDGQTVRMPVGKKEIFITFKVQKSPIFRRDGADIHSDVMISVAQAILGGSVRAQGLYETINLSIPSGTQSDHRIRLSGKGIPRVSGYGYGDHYIHVKVKIPKMLTDRQRALLTSYAEDETDVEGTVSGVTNTTSGGGGKQPETGQNRTDEGQEQKDEGFFSRLKKMFSSS, from the exons ATGGCGTGTTCCGCTGCTCGCAGCTCCTCACGCTGGATCACAGTCGCCGTGTCCTCCTGCCACAGACATGCGGGTTTATCGCATATCTCCCGCTGTCATGGAGCCCACAGAAGTTTCTCGACGTTGTCAGGCCGACAGATGTTGTCTGCAGGCGGCACGAAGAGCGCAGGAGAGCGCAAAGGCTTGACATTGAAAGGCATGACAG GTGTGGGCCCGTCTCATATCATCTCTAAGCTGTCTTTTCACACCAGCGCTCCGGCTTACAAACAAGACTTCTACCAGATATTAGGAGTACCCCGCACAGCAACACAGAAGGAGATTAAGAAAGCTTATTACCAA ATGGCAAAGAAGTATCATCCGGACACCAACAAAGAAGATCCACAAGCCAAGGAGAAGTTTGCACAGCTCGCAGAAGCCTATGAG GTGCTCAGCGATGAGGTGAAGAGGAAACAGTACGACACATACGGTTCTGCCGGCTTTGACCCGGGTGCTGGTGCCGGACATCAGCATTACTGGAGCGGAGGGGCCAGCGTTGATCCCGAGGAGCTTTTCCGCAAGATTTTCGGGGAGTTTTCAGGAGCGCGAGGTTTTGGGGATTTTAACGCCATCTTTGATCAGCCACAAGAG taCGTCATGGAGCTGACGTTTGCTCAAGCCGCTAAAGGTGTGAATAAGGAAATCACTGTTAACATTGAAACTACGTGTCAGCGCTGTGACGGCAGGGGACACGAGCCCGGCTCTAAAGTCCAGCACTGCGGAAACTGCAACGGCACCGGGATG GAGACCGTCAACACGGGTCCGTTCGTGATGCGTTCCACCTGTCGCCGCTGTGGTGGGCGGGGCTCGGTCATCACCTCGCCCTGCACGGCGTGTCGAGGGAAGGGTCAGACCAAGCAGAGGAAAACCGTAATGGTACCTGTACCTGCAG GTATTGAAGATGGGCAGACGGTTCGAATGCCTGTGGGGAAAAAAGAGATCTTCATCACATTTAAA GTACAGAAGAGTCCGATCTTCAGGAGAGATGGTGCTGATATTCACTCTGACGTCATGATCTCGGTCGCTCAGGCCATACTGGGCGGCTCGGTCCGAGCACAGGGATTATACGAGACCATCAATCTCTCT ATCCCATCTGGAACCCAGTCCGACCACAGGATCCGTCTTTCCGGTAAAGGCATCCCGCGTGTCAGTGGCTATGGATACGGCGATCACTACATCCACGTCAAGGTCAAAATTCCCAA GATGTTGACGGACAGACAGCGAGCTCTCCTCACGAGTTACGCAGAGGATGAGACGGATGTGGAGGGAACGGTCAGTGGAGTAACAAACACCACTTCAG GAGGGGGCGGTAAACAACCTGAGACAGGGCAGAACAGGACAGATGAGGGGCAGGAACAGAAAGACGAGGGCTTTTTCTCCAGATTAAAGAAAATGTTTAGCAGCTCCTGA
- the dnaja3a gene encoding dnaJ heat shock protein family (Hsp40) member A3a isoform X2: protein MACSAARSSSRWITVAVSSCHRHAGLSHISRCHGAHRSFSTLSGRQMLSAGGTKSAGERKGLTLKGMTGVGPSHIISKLSFHTSAPAYKQDFYQILGVPRTATQKEIKKAYYQMAKKYHPDTNKEDPQAKEKFAQLAEAYEVLSDEVKRKQYDTYGSAGFDPGAGAGHQHYWSGGASVDPEELFRKIFGEFSGARGFGDFNAIFDQPQEYVMELTFAQAAKGVNKEITVNIETTCQRCDGRGHEPGSKVQHCGNCNGTGMETVNTGPFVMRSTCRRCGGRGSVITSPCTACRGKGQTKQRKTVMVPVPAGIEDGQTVRMPVGKKEIFITFKVQKSPIFRRDGADIHSDVMISVAQAILGGSVRAQGLYETINLSIPSGTQSDHRIRLSGKGIPRVSGYGYGDHYIHVKVKIPKMLTDRQRALLTSYAEDETDVEGTVSGVTNTTSGKRSAEN from the exons ATGGCGTGTTCCGCTGCTCGCAGCTCCTCACGCTGGATCACAGTCGCCGTGTCCTCCTGCCACAGACATGCGGGTTTATCGCATATCTCCCGCTGTCATGGAGCCCACAGAAGTTTCTCGACGTTGTCAGGCCGACAGATGTTGTCTGCAGGCGGCACGAAGAGCGCAGGAGAGCGCAAAGGCTTGACATTGAAAGGCATGACAG GTGTGGGCCCGTCTCATATCATCTCTAAGCTGTCTTTTCACACCAGCGCTCCGGCTTACAAACAAGACTTCTACCAGATATTAGGAGTACCCCGCACAGCAACACAGAAGGAGATTAAGAAAGCTTATTACCAA ATGGCAAAGAAGTATCATCCGGACACCAACAAAGAAGATCCACAAGCCAAGGAGAAGTTTGCACAGCTCGCAGAAGCCTATGAG GTGCTCAGCGATGAGGTGAAGAGGAAACAGTACGACACATACGGTTCTGCCGGCTTTGACCCGGGTGCTGGTGCCGGACATCAGCATTACTGGAGCGGAGGGGCCAGCGTTGATCCCGAGGAGCTTTTCCGCAAGATTTTCGGGGAGTTTTCAGGAGCGCGAGGTTTTGGGGATTTTAACGCCATCTTTGATCAGCCACAAGAG taCGTCATGGAGCTGACGTTTGCTCAAGCCGCTAAAGGTGTGAATAAGGAAATCACTGTTAACATTGAAACTACGTGTCAGCGCTGTGACGGCAGGGGACACGAGCCCGGCTCTAAAGTCCAGCACTGCGGAAACTGCAACGGCACCGGGATG GAGACCGTCAACACGGGTCCGTTCGTGATGCGTTCCACCTGTCGCCGCTGTGGTGGGCGGGGCTCGGTCATCACCTCGCCCTGCACGGCGTGTCGAGGGAAGGGTCAGACCAAGCAGAGGAAAACCGTAATGGTACCTGTACCTGCAG GTATTGAAGATGGGCAGACGGTTCGAATGCCTGTGGGGAAAAAAGAGATCTTCATCACATTTAAA GTACAGAAGAGTCCGATCTTCAGGAGAGATGGTGCTGATATTCACTCTGACGTCATGATCTCGGTCGCTCAGGCCATACTGGGCGGCTCGGTCCGAGCACAGGGATTATACGAGACCATCAATCTCTCT ATCCCATCTGGAACCCAGTCCGACCACAGGATCCGTCTTTCCGGTAAAGGCATCCCGCGTGTCAGTGGCTATGGATACGGCGATCACTACATCCACGTCAAGGTCAAAATTCCCAA GATGTTGACGGACAGACAGCGAGCTCTCCTCACGAGTTACGCAGAGGATGAGACGGATGTGGAGGGAACGGTCAGTGGAGTAACAAACACCACTTCAG GGAAAAGATCAGCTGAGAATTGA